The segment CTGatctttggagctcttggagtcGAAGAAAATAACTGAATGTATTAAGCTGTTGAAACTCAGGCAACCACGACGTGGTTGCAAGTCAACACGGCGTGTTGGCCGGGGTTTTCCCGACTGTTTGGATGATGGAGGAACACGTCGTGCCTAAGGGCAACATGGCATGTTGGGTCAACACggactattgactttgacttttgactttgactaagtgTGAACTAAGGGGGGTATTCAAGGTATTTTGAGTTCTATCTAAGGATCTAGTTACTATTTGATGAATAGGTGACGggtagagctgatattcggagTCGGGACCTATTTAGCTATTGTTCAGATTCAGAGGTAAGTTTCCTCATTGTgattagcgggtcgaaggcaccaatgccggcccatggttTGATATTTTTGAGTATGCTAAGTTggttgtgtgactcttgcatgtgttatatgtgtatgtTTACCGAGTGAGGCTCGATGTCGGGCTGGGCCTGATGACTATACTGTAtgctattatatttatgattatcgcatgtgtttgtatgtttatatgattatatgtttgtatgtatatcgGGTGGGACCTAATAACTGACCGATCTGTATATTGAGCGGGGCTCAATGTTGGGCggggtccgatgccgggcggggcccattatgcgtttatttatgtatgtatggtatgtgatattttggggaactcactaagctttgtacttacagttttcagtttatgttttaggtgctTCTGATTTTCAAGGGAAGAGCCCGAGATGATTGCAGAACACACATCACTCAATTctgcattttgtgatttactaTGATAACGATGATGTATTGATAAAATttgattaccttggttttataacaatgatatggtttattgtttttatgaatgtaaaaataaaagattttcgggtcttattttgggacgttacatgtacaatcagccagagcccgaatagGAAAGTGATTTGTATGTTTGTTGTGTAAAGAATAGCTTTTGTACACACATGTTTCTATAATATTGTTCTAGTAACATTTACAGGTTTATATTAAGACAAACTTGGCACGATTTAAAGTTGTTTTAGCTTCCCATTTGTTAGATTCAAAATCTACACCATATGCAAGAGTTTTCCCATTTACTCATTCTTTTGGTTTTCAACAAAGTCAAAGATCATGTGGTCTTGGATCTAGTCAATGGTCAATTCAGTATCATGTTTACTTTTTCCCAGCAATGAGTTACATGTGTTGACAGTTGAGCTGTTCAACATTGAAATCAGATAGTGAATGAGAGTGTGTGTATAATAGATGTGTGTGGTCAGTATATTATGCTTTGGGTGAGATTCCATCATCTTGTATAAAAGATGCAAGCAGTTTCTCCGATGGTCTAGAAAGAGAAAACAGAAGAAATAGTTGTGATTATGCTATATATTGAGATTATTAAGAGAGGAGAGCAAGGAAGACAGTGGAGGGTGGGTAGTGGGGTCtatctaatttattttttaattaaattttgataaaaaaaatatataaaataacatctaaaataaattaaaaagagcacaaatgtcattttatatgGGTCAAAGTTAGAATACCTTTTTTCTGACTCACATCTCCATCTCTATCATTTTTTCCTAAATCttcattttctaataaagaaaaatgttttttttcttcCCTTTCATCTCTATTATATCATTTCTATATGGATCTAACATGAATAACTTGTTTAAAAGTCATGAACAAGTTCATAACTCAACTCGAAAATATGAAGAACAAGTTCGAAATTTATGAAGAAATATTTTCGAACTATATCTAGATTTTTGGTCATGAGGGTTGATACTtcataaattattatattaattttgattttttaagagTATTTTCCATTGTAAATGATTAAGATgtgttttaaaataataaaattgatattgatatgtCAATGGAGATCATCTTTGAAAAAATGTTGGTAATACACTAGAACATGAGTAATTACAAATGCTCACACGGCATAATTCAACAATTAGTAGTATTACATTGATTTTAATTACTTTACACCATCCACATAAAAAATAGTGGTTTTGTGgagtgtattttttttatatttaaataaacttAAAATAAAGGAAACTAATTGTATATCAAGAACCGAAGAACTTTTTCAATTTGATTATTTATGGACTAtaatagttttgtttttattGTATTATTAATTAGGTTAGAGACTAGTTTAATATATGGTTGAAGTTACACTTACAAGTAGAAAGGCAAACAGAAATCAAGTACCTAAACCTAAACACACCCGAAATGATGTTGAAATTTGAATGTTGTTAAAAAAAACCTAAATTTACTAGCAACACACATTCATTTCACCAAGTACAGTAAATATGAAAAGAAACATCATAACGACCTAAAACATTCCGTTTTCAACATCAATAGCACCGCACATGATAATTGATAAATCTAACGATCACCACTAGATTAGAGGGTTTGTGAACTTGTTTATGTAGCCCGAAGAGATCAACaccaaatttaatttatatttcccTTTTTTCCTTATGTCTTGCAGAGTACCCATGTACTCCTTACGAAAACCAATATTTAAGGGGTGTTTGGATAAATGATTTTTACCTTATTAGTTTATTCCTTATTTGATTATTGCGGTGGTAATAAAcacttttttaaaatgtgtttggattagcttattgcggtgagaataagcaataaacaataaACATTTTAAGTGTTTGGCAACAAAACAGCTTATATGAGTAAAATGACCAATAAACAATAagaaataagcaataagcattccCCTCTTTCTTATTAAAATCAGCTTATTTAGCTTATTCTTACCGCAATAAGTTGATTTTTAAAAACTCCTATTCAAACACTTAAATTTGCTTATAACGGTAGGATTAAGCAATAAACAATAAATAACCTATTTTTTCTTTATCCAAACACCCGATAAACTTTTTTTTGCCTTAACTCCAAGATCTATGCCTCAGATCCATTGAACTCTACTTCTACCAACATTTGGTCTTGTAATTTACCTATCGTCCCAAAATGCCAATATTATCACCATTATAATCTTCAaaaattatatcttaatattttgtaATTGCACGTGTTATCCCAAATGTCAAtatttttatctatttataatcTTAGAGCATTTTTAATGGATacttatttttgaattttaatcTATTGATTcgtcatttatttttatttaataccATTATAATGGATTGTTTTAAACATTCAATCATTTCtatttttaacatattttatttttatcccctcaattatattttagttttaaatatttttcatttatttaactACTTAATTAATTCTATCATGATTTTTCATTTATGAAATGTTTATATACTAATGTCTAATGTTAactttaatttaatatatttcgTATTTAAGTATGATATGTCTAAAGATGACTAATAAAATGTGGAGGATTTATGAACATTTAGATAGACGTGGTTCAATAAATTAAATTcattaaaaatattgaaaaaattTAACCATTGGATGACTCATTTAATTAGaggttaaaaatattaaaataataaaattacaaaaatattaaataatataataagTTTAGGAGATCTTAAAATAATTCTTTCTCCTCTTTTGTGTGTTTGTGGAGACAATGATCTAATACTCTTACAAAACGTTTAAGACAACTTACATCTTCTTTCTAAGAAATATATTAGGTTGAAatgattatcttattaatagtaACTATGAaataataattgttaaattaaGTATTCAATAATCTCTATCCATACACTGCacgttaataaaattaaatagaaATATTGAGTCTGTGTTActtttaactattaattaatttaaaatttacttatttattattttgttaaaaaaaatttgatcattataattatttgaaaTATTAACATTAGTTTGTAAAGTTATGAAATTTCAAATAACTATCGATTctgatttatatttaaatatttagcCCCTTTTTagctattttaaatattttttgataattttttaaTTCTATTTGGTATTTTGATTTAGGTTTTTGATTTaccattatattttaattaacaaattaaatatattatattgatAATTCAAAAGGTTTATAATTAATATGATAATATTTTATTgggtaaatggcacaaaaaacactatttttacacagaaattcgattttgacaccgtgttattttttgtgtcaattttgacactgtgttttccaattcgttacaattctgaccacttgaccggttaatcaggttacatgctgacgtggcatgatgacgtggcatactgacatgatatgctgacgtgtcaaaattgattttttttccacaaaaacactaagttttcacttttttttttgattttgacactaagtttaattttttatttcaaatttgacactatgttttttttgttccaatcgaacatcatttatcgaattttgttcaattttgtctattttccatttgaaaccgtataaatatattttttttattatattttaaaccgtataacatatttttttcgtttaaaagccacatttttatttaaatacaaggtgttttttttcttacattcaaagcattagttatatcatgagtatcaaactaaccataagcttctaataagatgtaaaaatttgatgggttgcaaacttgatatccAAATTTTGATCAACTACACGCCTATAAACcttcaaacacattttaaagttgcatattaatataaaatacaatttttatatagctaatacatatttatacataaaaatatggtttgagtgtaaaaaaaatgtatttatacaaaactatggtttttaaatgaaaaaaaaaacatatttatacggtttaaatgtattaaaaaaatatttatacggtttcaaatagaaaattatcaacattgaacaaaattggaaaaaatgatgttcgatttggaacaaaaaaacatagtgtcaaagttgaaagaaaaaattaaacgtagtgtcaaaatcgaaaaaaaaaatgaaaacttagtgttttttgtgagaaaaaaattcaattttgacacgtcagcatatcatgtcagcatgtcacgtcatcaaaactgacacgtcatcatgccgcatcagcatgcaacctggttaaccggtcaagtggtcagaattgtaacaaattggaaaacacagtgtccaaattgacacaaaaaaaaaacacagtgtcaaaatcgaatttctgtgtaaaaaaagtgttttttgtgttatttacctatattttattattaataacatatttaaattaataacttTTGATATATAATATAGAAAATTGAATGGGTAGAGGTTTCAATTGAATGTATTGAAATGCAAAAATATTTccttaataatataatataaataaataaataaatttgtataaattgtttatttataagtgcTTACAAATATGCAAGTTTGTACAAATAAAACTTTGGTTTCAATACTCTCATCAAATAATTTTCTAGTTTGCAAGAGTTTTTTATTCTAAAAAATCTTACCCTGATATTGCAAAGTAAATTACTAATTTATACTATatgaaatatcataaattataaattttgaatttaCAGTAAGATCAACTTGTGAAACAGAAACACCCATAGGTACATAGATAGAGTCGACTGTGAACCTGGTCCCACGAATTTATAATAGATATTTATAATTCTTATAAATTTACACATTTGATCAAATACACTCATCACATACTATCAATTTCCATTTCCTTTCGATTCTACTGTAAATGGAGGCCACCGATAAATCTCCACAGCCGTCACTCTCCTTACCATTGCGAACACGCATTGCCCTTTCCGCCATCTCCACTTTCACCGACGCAGCTTGCCGGAAAAACGGCACCGTAAACCGTCGTATCATTACCTTAGTTGACTTCAAGAGCCAGGCGACATCAAAATCAACCAACGGCGTATCATCACACGATGTCGTTGTAGATGAGACTCGTAACCTCTGGTTCCGAGTCTACGTACCTACAGAACACGCCGGTGAAGATCTCCCGGTGATGGTGTTCATGCACGGCGGCGGATTTGTCTTCCTCTCCCCCGATGCTCTTCCTTACGATGCCGTGTGCCGGCGCTTCGCAAGAAAAGTCCCGGTCGTTGTTGTTTCTGTGAACTATCGCCTTGCGCCTGAGCATCGGTATCCGGCGCAACATGATGATTGCTTCGATGTGCTGAAGTTTATTGATGATGAAGAGAACAGGTCTAAATGTTTGCCGGAAAATGCGAATCTGTTGCGTTGCTTTCTCGCTGGAGATAGCGCCGGTGGAAACTTAGCTCATCATGTTGCTCAACGAGCATGTGAATACAACTTCCGACGACTCAAggtatatatattaatcttgttttTCCCCACTCATATATTTCGATGAACCACATTTCAATTCTTCAGCTTAATCTTTATCATGTTTGCAGGTCATCGGAGTTGTAGCAATTCAACCATTCTTTGGCGGCGAGGAGCGAACGGAATCCGAGACCCGGCTCGCCGGAACACCATTAGTTTCAGTTAAACGAACAGATTGGATGTGGAATGCATTTTTGCCAGAAGGGGAAGGGTTCAATCGGGACCACCCAATCATCAACGTTAGCGGCCCACAGGCGGTGGACGTATCGGAAATAAATTTGCCGCCGgtcatggtggtggtggcggggttCGACGTCCTACGTGACTGGCAAAAAAGGTACTATGAGTGGCTGAAAAAGTCCGGGAAAGAAGTGTATTTGTTCGAGCACCCAAATATGTGCCATGCTTTCTATATCTTCCCGGAATTGCCTGAATCTGGACAACTTATTGACCAAGTGAAAGACTTCATTCATAAAGTATCG is part of the Lactuca sativa cultivar Salinas chromosome 7, Lsat_Salinas_v11, whole genome shotgun sequence genome and harbors:
- the LOC111904127 gene encoding probable carboxylesterase 18, with amino-acid sequence MEATDKSPQPSLSLPLRTRIALSAISTFTDAACRKNGTVNRRIITLVDFKSQATSKSTNGVSSHDVVVDETRNLWFRVYVPTEHAGEDLPVMVFMHGGGFVFLSPDALPYDAVCRRFARKVPVVVVSVNYRLAPEHRYPAQHDDCFDVLKFIDDEENRSKCLPENANLLRCFLAGDSAGGNLAHHVAQRACEYNFRRLKVIGVVAIQPFFGGEERTESETRLAGTPLVSVKRTDWMWNAFLPEGEGFNRDHPIINVSGPQAVDVSEINLPPVMVVVAGFDVLRDWQKRYYEWLKKSGKEVYLFEHPNMCHAFYIFPELPESGQLIDQVKDFIHKVSSNVATL